From a region of the Vidua macroura isolate BioBank_ID:100142 chromosome 3, ASM2450914v1, whole genome shotgun sequence genome:
- the ZBTB24 gene encoding zinc finger and BTB domain-containing protein 24 isoform X2: MAPPLIFIIKMAKTTDPSEKLIIHSKAHKDTILANFEEQRKKDFLCDITLIVENVQFRAHKALLAASSEYFSMMFVNEGEIGQSVYMLEGMVADTFGVLLEFIYTGCLCASEKSTEQILATAQLLKVTDLVWACTDYLESRSPGSALPAPAESVASVVGSDRKNDDPPKRKRGRPRKIKVVQEEEEESGANSAEDGQLRENNSMQNEQNYMKKDTEVEETVASEQASVRKEGEETEPACGSEAAVDLSAEKDENYDPKSEGIQSTQSRYSKRRIRRSIKLKDYKLLGDEDEKGLAKRTDGKRKRAGSEARCKDCGKVFKYNHFLAIHQRSHTGERPFKCSECGKGFSQKHSLQVHERMHTGERPYTCTICSKALTTKHSLLEHMSLHSGQKAFTCDQCGKYFSQKRQLKSHYRLHTGRSLPECNQCRRKFMDAAQLKKHLRTHTGEKPFTCEICGKSFTAKSSLQTHIRIHRGEKPYSCDICGKSFSDSSAKRRHCILHTGKKPFACPECSLQFARLDNLKSHLKIHSKEKQFQEASAAPSTNAHPEEVRNILQLQQYQLATSGGQEIQLLVTDAVHNINFMPSHNQGISIVTAENAPSMTTEQAANLALLAQPPQQLQNLLLSAQQEQAEQIQSINVIANQIEAAQPEQMHVITLSKEALEHLHAHQGQNEQIHLAGSSHPAQHVQLAQESSQQSHSSHDTVPSHQVSEEHNQSVLVPNPISSLCQ, encoded by the exons ATG GCACCTCCTTTAATATTCATAATTAAAATGGCAAAAACAACTGATCCTTCTGAGAAACTGATCATCCACTCCAAAGCTCACAAAGATACCATTCTAGCTAATTTtgaggaacaaagaaaaaaggattttctttgtGACATTACTCTGATAGTGGAGAATGTGCAATTCAGAGCCCACAAAGCTTtgctggctgccagcagtgAATACTTCTCAATGATGTTTGTAAATGAGGGTGAAATAGGGCAGTCAGTTTACATGTTGGAAGGAATGGTTGCAGACACCTTTGGAGTTCTGCTAGAATTTATTTACACTGGTTGCCTCTGTGCCAGTGagaaaagcacagaacaaaTCCTGGCcactgcacagctgctgaaagTAACTGACTTGGTGTGGGCCTGTACAGACTACCTGGAAAGCCGCAGCCCAGGTAGTGCattgccagctccagctgaaagTGTAGCCTCTGTTGTTGGAAGTGACAGGAAAAATGATGATCCACCAAAGCGAAAACGGGGGCGACCAAGGAAAATCAAGGTTGtccaggaagaagaagaagaatcaGGAGCAAATTCTGCTGAAGATGGGCAGCTGAGAGAAAACAACTCCATGCAAAATGAgcaaaattatatgaaaaaagACACTGAAGTAGAAGAAACAGTTGCCAGTGAACAGGCTTCAGTGaggaaagagggagaagaaacTGAACCTGCTTGTGGCTCAGAGGCTGCTGTTGATCTGTCAGCTGAGAAAGATGAAAACTATGATCCCAAATCTGAAGGAATACAGAGCACTCAGAGCCGTTACAGCAAACGTAGAATAAGGAGATCAATCAAACTAAAAGATTATAAACTTCTTGGGGATGAGGATGAGAAAGGACTGGCAAAGAGAactgatggaaaaagaaaacgTGCGGGTTCTGAAGCCCGCTGTAAAGACTGTGGCAAAGTATTTAAGTACAATCACTTCTTGGCTATTCACCAGCGAAGCCATACAG GGGAGCGCCCTTTTAAATGCAGTGAGTGTGGCAAAGGCTTTTCCCAGAAGCATTCTCTTCAAGTCCATGAGCGAATGCACACCGGGGAACGGCCGTACACGTGCACCATTTGCAGTAAGGCTCTAACAACAAAGCATTCTCTTCTGGAGCACATGAGCCTACATTCAG GGCAGAAGGCTTTTACCTGTGATCAGTGTGGGAAATACTTCAGCCAAAAGAGACAGCTCAAGAGCCACTATCGACTACACACAG GCCGTTCACTGCCGGAATGTAACCAGTGTCGGCGCAAATTCATGGATGCAGCTCAGCTAAAGAAACATCTAAGAACACATACAG GTGAGAAGCCCTTCACTTGTGAGATTTGTGGCAAATCATTTACGGCTAAAAGTTCACTTCAGACTCACATTAGAATTCACAG AGGAGAAAAGCCATATTCTTGTGATATATGTGGAAAATCCTTCTCTGATTCCAGTGCTAAGAGAAGACATTGTATCTTACACACAGGCAAAAAGCCTTTTGCCTGCCCAGAATGTAGTTTGCAGTTTGCTCGTCTGGACAATCTGAAGTCTCATTTGAAAATTCACAGCAAGGAAAAGCAGTTTCAGGAAGCCAGCGCCGCCCCAAGCACCAACGCTCATCCGGAAGAAGTGAGAAAcattctccagctgcagcaataCCAACTTGCCACCTCAGGAGGGCAGGAAATTCAGCTGCTGGTTACGGATGCAGTACACAACATCAACTTCATGCCCAGCCACAATCAAGGCATCAGTATTGTGACTGCAGAAAATGCCCCCAGCATGACTACGGAGCAGGCCGCGAACCTCGCGCTCCTTGCGCAgccaccacagcagctgcaaaacTTGTTGCTTTCAGCTCAGCAGGAGCAAGCAGAACAAATTCAAAGTATCAATGTGATTGCAAACCAAATAGAGGCTGCCCAACCTGAACAAATGCATGTCATCACTCTTTCCAAGGAAGCACTAGAACATCTCCATGCTCATCAAGGACAAAATGAACAAATCCACTTGGCGGGATCTTCACATCCAGCTCAGCACGTGCAGCTGGCTCAGGAATCAAGTCAGCAGTCTCACTCTAGCCACGATACAGTTCCTTCCCATCAAGTCAGTGAAGAACATAATCAAAGTGTACTTGTTCCGAATCCCATCAGCAGCCTCTGTCAGTAA
- the ZBTB24 gene encoding zinc finger and BTB domain-containing protein 24 isoform X3 has protein sequence MPAGRVGSSRPGILILHDKAPPLIFIIKMAKTTDPSEKLIIHSKAHKDTILANFEEQRKKDFLCDITLIVENVQFRAHKALLAASSEYFSMMFVNEGEIGQSVYMLEGMVADTFGVLLEFIYTGCLCASEKSTEQILATAQLLKVTDLVWACTDYLESRSPGSALPAPAESVASVVGSDRKNDDPPKRKRGRPRKIKVVQEEEEESGANSAEDGQLRENNSMQNEQNYMKKDTEVEETVASEQASVRKEGEETEPACGSEAAVDLSAEKDENYDPKSEGIQSTQSRYSKRRIRRSIKLKDYKLLGDEDEKGLAKRTDGKRKRAGSEARCKDCGKVFKYNHFLAIHQRSHTGERPFKCSECGKGFSQKHSLQVHERMHTGERPYTCTICSKALTTKHSLLEHMSLHSGQKAFTCDQCGKYFSQKRQLKSHYRLHTGKCFNKDH, from the exons ATGCCTGCAGGCAGAGTTGGCAGCAGCCGTCCAGGAATTCTTATATTGCACGATAAG GCACCTCCTTTAATATTCATAATTAAAATGGCAAAAACAACTGATCCTTCTGAGAAACTGATCATCCACTCCAAAGCTCACAAAGATACCATTCTAGCTAATTTtgaggaacaaagaaaaaaggattttctttgtGACATTACTCTGATAGTGGAGAATGTGCAATTCAGAGCCCACAAAGCTTtgctggctgccagcagtgAATACTTCTCAATGATGTTTGTAAATGAGGGTGAAATAGGGCAGTCAGTTTACATGTTGGAAGGAATGGTTGCAGACACCTTTGGAGTTCTGCTAGAATTTATTTACACTGGTTGCCTCTGTGCCAGTGagaaaagcacagaacaaaTCCTGGCcactgcacagctgctgaaagTAACTGACTTGGTGTGGGCCTGTACAGACTACCTGGAAAGCCGCAGCCCAGGTAGTGCattgccagctccagctgaaagTGTAGCCTCTGTTGTTGGAAGTGACAGGAAAAATGATGATCCACCAAAGCGAAAACGGGGGCGACCAAGGAAAATCAAGGTTGtccaggaagaagaagaagaatcaGGAGCAAATTCTGCTGAAGATGGGCAGCTGAGAGAAAACAACTCCATGCAAAATGAgcaaaattatatgaaaaaagACACTGAAGTAGAAGAAACAGTTGCCAGTGAACAGGCTTCAGTGaggaaagagggagaagaaacTGAACCTGCTTGTGGCTCAGAGGCTGCTGTTGATCTGTCAGCTGAGAAAGATGAAAACTATGATCCCAAATCTGAAGGAATACAGAGCACTCAGAGCCGTTACAGCAAACGTAGAATAAGGAGATCAATCAAACTAAAAGATTATAAACTTCTTGGGGATGAGGATGAGAAAGGACTGGCAAAGAGAactgatggaaaaagaaaacgTGCGGGTTCTGAAGCCCGCTGTAAAGACTGTGGCAAAGTATTTAAGTACAATCACTTCTTGGCTATTCACCAGCGAAGCCATACAG GGGAGCGCCCTTTTAAATGCAGTGAGTGTGGCAAAGGCTTTTCCCAGAAGCATTCTCTTCAAGTCCATGAGCGAATGCACACCGGGGAACGGCCGTACACGTGCACCATTTGCAGTAAGGCTCTAACAACAAAGCATTCTCTTCTGGAGCACATGAGCCTACATTCAG GGCAGAAGGCTTTTACCTGTGATCAGTGTGGGAAATACTTCAGCCAAAAGAGACAGCTCAAGAGCCACTATCGACTACACACAG GAAAGTGCTTTAACAAAGATCACTGA
- the ZBTB24 gene encoding zinc finger and BTB domain-containing protein 24 isoform X1 yields MPAGRVGSSRPGILILHDKAPPLIFIIKMAKTTDPSEKLIIHSKAHKDTILANFEEQRKKDFLCDITLIVENVQFRAHKALLAASSEYFSMMFVNEGEIGQSVYMLEGMVADTFGVLLEFIYTGCLCASEKSTEQILATAQLLKVTDLVWACTDYLESRSPGSALPAPAESVASVVGSDRKNDDPPKRKRGRPRKIKVVQEEEEESGANSAEDGQLRENNSMQNEQNYMKKDTEVEETVASEQASVRKEGEETEPACGSEAAVDLSAEKDENYDPKSEGIQSTQSRYSKRRIRRSIKLKDYKLLGDEDEKGLAKRTDGKRKRAGSEARCKDCGKVFKYNHFLAIHQRSHTGERPFKCSECGKGFSQKHSLQVHERMHTGERPYTCTICSKALTTKHSLLEHMSLHSGQKAFTCDQCGKYFSQKRQLKSHYRLHTGRSLPECNQCRRKFMDAAQLKKHLRTHTGEKPFTCEICGKSFTAKSSLQTHIRIHRGEKPYSCDICGKSFSDSSAKRRHCILHTGKKPFACPECSLQFARLDNLKSHLKIHSKEKQFQEASAAPSTNAHPEEVRNILQLQQYQLATSGGQEIQLLVTDAVHNINFMPSHNQGISIVTAENAPSMTTEQAANLALLAQPPQQLQNLLLSAQQEQAEQIQSINVIANQIEAAQPEQMHVITLSKEALEHLHAHQGQNEQIHLAGSSHPAQHVQLAQESSQQSHSSHDTVPSHQVSEEHNQSVLVPNPISSLCQ; encoded by the exons ATGCCTGCAGGCAGAGTTGGCAGCAGCCGTCCAGGAATTCTTATATTGCACGATAAG GCACCTCCTTTAATATTCATAATTAAAATGGCAAAAACAACTGATCCTTCTGAGAAACTGATCATCCACTCCAAAGCTCACAAAGATACCATTCTAGCTAATTTtgaggaacaaagaaaaaaggattttctttgtGACATTACTCTGATAGTGGAGAATGTGCAATTCAGAGCCCACAAAGCTTtgctggctgccagcagtgAATACTTCTCAATGATGTTTGTAAATGAGGGTGAAATAGGGCAGTCAGTTTACATGTTGGAAGGAATGGTTGCAGACACCTTTGGAGTTCTGCTAGAATTTATTTACACTGGTTGCCTCTGTGCCAGTGagaaaagcacagaacaaaTCCTGGCcactgcacagctgctgaaagTAACTGACTTGGTGTGGGCCTGTACAGACTACCTGGAAAGCCGCAGCCCAGGTAGTGCattgccagctccagctgaaagTGTAGCCTCTGTTGTTGGAAGTGACAGGAAAAATGATGATCCACCAAAGCGAAAACGGGGGCGACCAAGGAAAATCAAGGTTGtccaggaagaagaagaagaatcaGGAGCAAATTCTGCTGAAGATGGGCAGCTGAGAGAAAACAACTCCATGCAAAATGAgcaaaattatatgaaaaaagACACTGAAGTAGAAGAAACAGTTGCCAGTGAACAGGCTTCAGTGaggaaagagggagaagaaacTGAACCTGCTTGTGGCTCAGAGGCTGCTGTTGATCTGTCAGCTGAGAAAGATGAAAACTATGATCCCAAATCTGAAGGAATACAGAGCACTCAGAGCCGTTACAGCAAACGTAGAATAAGGAGATCAATCAAACTAAAAGATTATAAACTTCTTGGGGATGAGGATGAGAAAGGACTGGCAAAGAGAactgatggaaaaagaaaacgTGCGGGTTCTGAAGCCCGCTGTAAAGACTGTGGCAAAGTATTTAAGTACAATCACTTCTTGGCTATTCACCAGCGAAGCCATACAG GGGAGCGCCCTTTTAAATGCAGTGAGTGTGGCAAAGGCTTTTCCCAGAAGCATTCTCTTCAAGTCCATGAGCGAATGCACACCGGGGAACGGCCGTACACGTGCACCATTTGCAGTAAGGCTCTAACAACAAAGCATTCTCTTCTGGAGCACATGAGCCTACATTCAG GGCAGAAGGCTTTTACCTGTGATCAGTGTGGGAAATACTTCAGCCAAAAGAGACAGCTCAAGAGCCACTATCGACTACACACAG GCCGTTCACTGCCGGAATGTAACCAGTGTCGGCGCAAATTCATGGATGCAGCTCAGCTAAAGAAACATCTAAGAACACATACAG GTGAGAAGCCCTTCACTTGTGAGATTTGTGGCAAATCATTTACGGCTAAAAGTTCACTTCAGACTCACATTAGAATTCACAG AGGAGAAAAGCCATATTCTTGTGATATATGTGGAAAATCCTTCTCTGATTCCAGTGCTAAGAGAAGACATTGTATCTTACACACAGGCAAAAAGCCTTTTGCCTGCCCAGAATGTAGTTTGCAGTTTGCTCGTCTGGACAATCTGAAGTCTCATTTGAAAATTCACAGCAAGGAAAAGCAGTTTCAGGAAGCCAGCGCCGCCCCAAGCACCAACGCTCATCCGGAAGAAGTGAGAAAcattctccagctgcagcaataCCAACTTGCCACCTCAGGAGGGCAGGAAATTCAGCTGCTGGTTACGGATGCAGTACACAACATCAACTTCATGCCCAGCCACAATCAAGGCATCAGTATTGTGACTGCAGAAAATGCCCCCAGCATGACTACGGAGCAGGCCGCGAACCTCGCGCTCCTTGCGCAgccaccacagcagctgcaaaacTTGTTGCTTTCAGCTCAGCAGGAGCAAGCAGAACAAATTCAAAGTATCAATGTGATTGCAAACCAAATAGAGGCTGCCCAACCTGAACAAATGCATGTCATCACTCTTTCCAAGGAAGCACTAGAACATCTCCATGCTCATCAAGGACAAAATGAACAAATCCACTTGGCGGGATCTTCACATCCAGCTCAGCACGTGCAGCTGGCTCAGGAATCAAGTCAGCAGTCTCACTCTAGCCACGATACAGTTCCTTCCCATCAAGTCAGTGAAGAACATAATCAAAGTGTACTTGTTCCGAATCCCATCAGCAGCCTCTGTCAGTAA